The proteins below come from a single Candidatus Tanganyikabacteria bacterium genomic window:
- a CDS encoding tetratricopeptide repeat protein — MRVESFDIHFENGMQALKASRWAEAEAYFRKAARDARVSNSGDVRVADAVGGLAQALDGQCRHREAACQFARSISLYERAGLADDDLVVGLRLSYAGACLEAGEFKIAEEVARREVGRLEEDVARAGLLADAVCLLVDSLIAGRRPEEAHREAARVVCLAHDCDRMPPESRIGVRQKVARLLCRLGYLQQAELLTRSAVLDARQCVRKDDLARAAVYGQAGAVYLEIEKNDDAAGLLWRCWDLRKKSLPEDHEDVIDAQVNFAMALSRIGQVHDAYRLCRDAIALAERTYGRDSVDLAAPLNNLAQLALELDRQDEAEHHTRRALAIVRQHGRTHLHAALVDNLGSLCLESGKVSEAEALYREALDIVSSGVGEDHPDAACCLNNLASLLSRTGRLNEAEQMFRKSLGICERHF; from the coding sequence GTGAGAGTTGAGAGCTTCGACATTCACTTCGAGAACGGGATGCAAGCGCTGAAGGCCAGCCGATGGGCGGAAGCGGAAGCGTACTTCAGGAAGGCGGCAAGAGATGCTCGGGTATCGAATTCCGGGGATGTGCGGGTTGCCGACGCGGTCGGCGGCCTCGCGCAGGCGCTCGACGGGCAATGCCGCCACCGGGAAGCCGCCTGCCAGTTCGCGCGGTCGATCTCACTCTACGAGAGAGCGGGTCTCGCCGACGACGACCTCGTCGTCGGGCTCCGGCTCTCCTACGCCGGGGCCTGCCTCGAGGCCGGCGAGTTCAAGATCGCCGAAGAAGTCGCCAGGCGAGAGGTCGGCCGGCTGGAGGAGGACGTGGCGCGTGCCGGTCTCCTGGCCGACGCAGTGTGCCTGCTCGTGGATTCGCTGATCGCCGGCCGCCGTCCCGAGGAGGCCCACCGGGAGGCTGCCCGTGTCGTCTGCCTTGCGCACGATTGCGACCGGATGCCCCCCGAGAGCCGGATCGGCGTTCGACAGAAGGTCGCCCGGCTACTCTGCCGGCTGGGTTACCTCCAGCAGGCCGAATTGCTCACGCGGAGCGCCGTGCTCGACGCTAGACAATGCGTGCGCAAGGATGACCTCGCCCGGGCCGCGGTCTATGGCCAGGCTGGGGCCGTCTACCTGGAAATCGAGAAGAACGACGATGCCGCCGGCCTCCTGTGGCGCTGCTGGGACCTGCGCAAGAAGTCACTTCCGGAGGACCACGAGGACGTCATCGACGCCCAGGTCAACTTCGCGATGGCCCTCAGCCGGATCGGCCAGGTCCACGACGCTTACAGGCTTTGTCGCGACGCCATCGCCTTGGCCGAACGGACCTATGGCCGCGACAGCGTGGACCTTGCCGCACCTCTGAACAACCTGGCGCAACTCGCCCTCGAACTCGATCGGCAGGACGAGGCCGAGCACCATACTAGGCGCGCACTGGCCATCGTGCGGCAACACGGCCGGACCCACCTGCACGCCGCGCTTGTCGACAATCTCGGGAGCCTCTGTCTCGAATCTGGAAAGGTCTCGGAAGCCGAAGCTCTCTATCGCGAAGCCCTGGACATCGTGTCGTCGGGAGTCGGCGAGGACCACCCTGACGCCGCGTGCTGCCTGAACAATCTGGCGTCGTTGCTCAGCCGGACGGGGCGCCTCAACGAGGCAGAGCAGATGTTCCGGAAATCTCTCGGCATCTGCGAAAGGCATTTC